TCTCTACCACGTGACCCTACCCTTTTACGCCGTTGATTTCGAACTCGTCGCGGACGCAGCAGCACACGGAGTTGACTTTATCTTTATCTATGGCGTAATAAACCGTGGTGCCGCACTTTTCGGCCGTGACGAGGCCGGCCTCACGCAGGACCCGTAGGTGATGGGAAACGGCGGGTTGGCTGAG
This is a stretch of genomic DNA from bacterium. It encodes these proteins:
- a CDS encoding metalloregulator ArsR/SmtB family transcription factor, whose amino-acid sequence is MDICTSFKALGDPVRVSILKALCCERLCVGDIVARVNLSQPAVSHHLRVLREAGLVTAEKCGTTVYYAIDKDKVNSVCCCVRDEFEINGVKG